In Pseudomonas sp. ADAK18, a single window of DNA contains:
- a CDS encoding alpha-ketoacid dehydrogenase subunit beta, whose translation MNDHNNNIQLETAMTTTTMTMIQALRSAMDVMLERDDNVVVFGQDVGYFGGVFRCTEGLQTKYGTSRVFDAPISESGIIGVAVGMGAYGLRPVAEIQFADYVYPATDQIISEAARLRYRSAGQFTAPLTMRMPCGGGIYGGQTHSQSIEAVFTQVCGLRTVMPSNPYDAKGLLIASIENDDPVIFLEPKRLYNGPFDGHHDRPVTPWSKHPQAQVPDGYYTVPLDVAAIARPGKDVTILTYGTTVYVSQVAAEETGIDAEVIDLRSLWPLDLETIVNSVKKTRRCVIVHEATRTCGFGAELVALVQEHCFHYLEAPIERVTGWDTPYPHAQEWAYFPGPSRVGAALHRVMEV comes from the coding sequence ATGAACGATCACAACAACAATATCCAGTTGGAAACCGCCATGACCACGACCACCATGACCATGATCCAGGCCTTGCGCTCGGCCATGGATGTGATGCTTGAGCGCGACGACAACGTCGTGGTGTTCGGCCAGGACGTCGGTTACTTCGGCGGCGTGTTCCGGTGTACCGAAGGCTTGCAGACCAAGTACGGCACCTCCCGGGTGTTCGACGCACCGATCTCCGAAAGCGGGATCATCGGCGTGGCCGTGGGCATGGGCGCCTATGGCCTGCGCCCGGTCGCCGAGATTCAGTTCGCCGACTACGTGTACCCGGCCACCGACCAGATCATTTCCGAAGCCGCGCGCCTGCGTTATCGCTCGGCCGGCCAGTTCACCGCCCCGTTGACCATGCGCATGCCTTGCGGTGGCGGCATCTACGGCGGCCAGACCCACAGCCAGAGTATTGAAGCGGTATTCACCCAGGTCTGCGGCCTGCGCACGGTGATGCCGTCCAACCCTTACGACGCCAAGGGCCTGCTGATCGCCTCCATCGAAAACGATGACCCGGTGATCTTTCTGGAACCCAAGCGCCTGTACAACGGCCCATTCGACGGCCACCACGACCGCCCGGTAACCCCGTGGTCGAAACACCCGCAAGCACAAGTGCCGGACGGTTACTACACCGTGCCGCTGGATGTCGCCGCCATCGCCCGCCCTGGCAAGGATGTGACCATCCTCACCTACGGCACCACGGTGTATGTGTCGCAAGTGGCCGCCGAGGAGACCGGCATTGATGCCGAAGTCATCGACCTGCGCAGCCTGTGGCCGCTGGACCTGGAAACCATCGTCAACTCCGTGAAAAAGACCCGCCGCTGCGTGATCGTCCACGAAGCCACGCGCACCTGCGGCTTCGGCGCCGAGCTGGTGGCGCTGGTGCAAGAGCATTGCTTCCACTACCTGGAAGCGCCGATCGAGCGCGTCACCGGCTGGGATACGCCGTATCCCCACGCGCAAGAGTGGGCGTATTTCCCTGGCCCGTCCCGTGTGGGCGCGGCTTTGCATCGGGTTATGGAGGTCTGA
- a CDS encoding dihydrolipoamide acetyltransferase family protein gives MGTHVIKMPDIGEGIAEVELSVWHVKVGDLVVEDQVLADVMTDKAMVDIPSPVHGKVISLGGEPGEVMAVGSILISIEVEGAGNTKESALSAVVEEAAPAPAPKVEAKAPVVESKPVTKPVVAQAPVARDADERPLASPAVRKHALDAGIQLRLVQGSGPAGRVLHEDLEAYLQQGSVKGTTSASPYAERNDEQQIPVIGMRRKIAQRMQDATQRAAHFSYVEEIDVTALEELRVHLNEKHGATRGKLTLLPFLVRAMVVAVRDFPQINARYDDEAQVITRLGAVHVGVATQSDIGLMVPVVRHAEARNLWGTAEEITRLASAARNGKASRDELSGSTITLTSLGALGGIVSTPVLNLPEVAIVGVNRIVERPMVIKGQIVIRKMMNLSSSFDHRVVDGMDAAQFIQAIRGLLEQPASLFLE, from the coding sequence ATGGGCACGCACGTTATCAAGATGCCGGACATTGGCGAAGGCATCGCGGAAGTTGAATTGTCGGTGTGGCACGTCAAGGTTGGCGACCTGGTGGTAGAGGACCAGGTGCTGGCGGATGTGATGACCGACAAGGCCATGGTGGATATTCCTTCACCGGTGCATGGCAAGGTGATTTCCCTCGGCGGCGAGCCGGGCGAAGTCATGGCGGTCGGCAGTATTTTGATCAGCATTGAAGTGGAAGGCGCGGGCAATACCAAGGAGTCGGCGTTGTCAGCCGTGGTTGAAGAGGCAGCGCCTGCACCTGCGCCGAAGGTTGAAGCCAAGGCGCCAGTCGTCGAAAGCAAACCTGTAACCAAGCCGGTTGTGGCTCAGGCACCTGTCGCACGCGACGCCGATGAGCGTCCGCTGGCCTCCCCGGCCGTGCGCAAACATGCGCTGGATGCTGGCATCCAACTGCGTCTGGTCCAGGGCAGCGGCCCGGCCGGTCGCGTTTTGCATGAAGACCTTGAGGCCTACTTGCAGCAAGGCAGCGTAAAAGGCACTACCTCGGCCAGCCCGTATGCCGAACGCAACGACGAACAGCAAATCCCGGTGATCGGCATGCGCCGCAAGATCGCCCAGCGCATGCAGGACGCCACCCAACGCGCCGCGCATTTCAGCTACGTGGAAGAAATCGACGTCACCGCCCTCGAAGAGCTGCGGGTGCACCTCAATGAAAAACACGGCGCTACACGCGGCAAACTGACCTTGTTGCCATTCCTGGTGCGAGCGATGGTGGTGGCCGTGCGGGACTTCCCGCAAATCAACGCGCGCTACGACGACGAAGCCCAGGTCATCACTCGCCTTGGCGCAGTGCATGTCGGCGTCGCCACCCAGAGCGATATCGGCCTGATGGTGCCCGTGGTGCGTCACGCCGAGGCCCGAAACCTGTGGGGCACGGCCGAAGAAATCACCCGTTTGGCCAGCGCCGCACGTAATGGCAAGGCCAGCCGCGATGAACTGTCGGGCTCGACCATCACCCTGACCAGCCTTGGCGCGCTCGGCGGGATTGTCAGCACACCGGTGCTGAATTTGCCGGAGGTGGCCATCGTCGGCGTAAACCGTATTGTTGAGCGGCCAATGGTGATCAAGGGTCAGATTGTGATCCGCAAGATGATGAACCTCTCCAGCTCCTTCGATCACCGGGTGGTCGATGGCATGGACGCGGCGCAATTCATCCAGGCCATCCGTGGCCTGCTCGAACAACCCGCCAGCCTGTTTCTGGAGTAA
- the lpdA gene encoding dihydrolipoyl dehydrogenase produces MQALNTTLLIIGGGPGGYVAAIRAGQLGIPTILVEGQSLGGTCLNIGCIPSKALIHVAEQFQQTMHHSQGSNLGIKVAAPTLDIGKSVEWKDGIVDRLTTGVAALLKKHKVQVIQGWAKVIDGKTVEVGGQRIQCEHLLLATGSKSVNLPMLPIGGPIISSTEALAPKSVPKRLIVVGGGYIGLELGIAYRKLGAEVSVVEAQDRILPAYDAELTQPVAESLKQLGVKLYLKHSVTGFENNTLQVRDPNGDTLSLETDQVLVAVGRKPNTQGWNLEALNLDMNGSAIKIDSRCQTSMRNVWVIGDLSGEPMLAHRAMAQGEMVAELISGKHREFNPAAIPAVCFTDPELVVVGKTPDEAKAAGLDCIVSSFPFAANGRAMTLESKTGFVRVVARRDNHLIVGWQAVGAGVSELSTAFGLSLEMGSRLEDVAGTIHAHPTLGEAVQEAALRALGHALHL; encoded by the coding sequence ATGCAAGCCTTAAATACCACGCTGCTGATTATCGGCGGTGGCCCTGGCGGTTACGTGGCGGCGATTCGTGCCGGCCAACTGGGCATCCCGACCATTCTGGTGGAAGGCCAATCGTTGGGCGGTACTTGCCTGAATATCGGCTGCATTCCCTCCAAGGCGTTGATTCACGTCGCCGAGCAGTTCCAGCAAACCATGCACCATAGCCAGGGTTCGAACCTGGGGATCAAGGTTGCCGCACCGACCCTGGACATCGGAAAAAGTGTGGAATGGAAAGACGGCATCGTCGATCGCCTGACCACCGGCGTCGCGGCGCTGCTGAAGAAACACAAAGTGCAGGTGATCCAGGGCTGGGCCAAGGTCATCGATGGCAAGACCGTGGAAGTCGGCGGCCAGCGTATCCAGTGCGAGCACCTGCTGCTGGCCACCGGATCGAAAAGCGTCAACCTGCCGATGCTGCCGATTGGCGGCCCGATCATCTCGTCCACCGAAGCCTTGGCGCCGAAAAGCGTACCCAAGCGGCTAATCGTGGTGGGCGGCGGTTATATCGGCCTGGAGCTGGGGATTGCTTATCGCAAGCTCGGTGCCGAAGTCAGTGTGGTGGAGGCTCAGGATCGCATCCTGCCGGCCTACGACGCCGAGCTGACGCAACCGGTGGCCGAGTCCCTGAAGCAATTGGGGGTGAAGCTATACCTGAAACACAGTGTCACCGGTTTTGAAAACAACACCCTGCAAGTGCGCGATCCCAATGGCGACACCTTGTCCCTGGAAACCGACCAGGTGCTGGTGGCCGTAGGGCGCAAACCCAACACCCAAGGCTGGAACCTGGAAGCGCTGAACCTGGACATGAATGGCTCGGCGATCAAGATCGACAGCCGCTGCCAGACCAGCATGCGCAATGTCTGGGTGATTGGCGACCTGAGCGGCGAGCCCATGCTGGCGCACCGCGCCATGGCCCAAGGCGAAATGGTGGCGGAGCTGATCAGCGGCAAACACCGCGAATTCAACCCGGCAGCGATCCCGGCCGTGTGCTTTACCGACCCGGAGCTGGTGGTGGTCGGCAAGACCCCCGATGAAGCGAAAGCGGCCGGCCTGGACTGCATCGTGTCCAGCTTCCCGTTCGCCGCCAATGGCCGAGCCATGACCCTGGAGTCGAAAACCGGCTTCGTGCGGGTGGTGGCACGGCGCGACAATCACCTGATCGTCGGCTGGCAGGCGGTAGGGGCTGGCGTGTCGGAGCTGTCCACCGCGTTTGGCCTGTCCCTGGAAATGGGCTCGCGGCTGGAAGATGTGGCGGGCACCATTCACGCCCACCCGACCTTGGGCGAAGCGGTGCAGGAAGCAGCACTGCGGGCGTTGGGGCATGCGTTGCACCTTTGA